In a genomic window of Amphiprion ocellaris isolate individual 3 ecotype Okinawa chromosome 11, ASM2253959v1, whole genome shotgun sequence:
- the rprma gene encoding protein reprimo A, which produces MNNTGFNQTEGGLFNKTEEFFCCNFSSVVTDNGFVAAAPDERSLFIMRVVQIAVMCVLSLTVVFGIFFLGCNLLIKSEGMINFLVTDRRPSKETEAVIVGAY; this is translated from the coding sequence ATGAACAACACCGGGTTCAACCAAACGGAGGGCGGACTATTCAACAAGACTGAGGagtttttctgctgcaactttTCGTCCGTGGTGACTGATAACGGCTTCGTGGCGGCAGCTCCGGATGAGAGGAGCCTCTTCATCATGAGGGTGGTCCAGATAGCCGTCATGTGCGTCCTGTCCCTCACCGTGGTGTTTGGCATATTTTTCTTGGGCTGCAACCTTCTCATAAAGTCAGAGGGGATGATAAACTTTTTGGTAACGGACAGGAGACCGTCCAAAGAAACGGAGGCGGTCATTGTTGGAGCCTACTGA